Proteins from a genomic interval of Onychostoma macrolepis isolate SWU-2019 chromosome 17, ASM1243209v1, whole genome shotgun sequence:
- the LOC131523697 gene encoding fibronectin type 3 and ankyrin repeat domains protein 1-like, translated as MVQRLRALPHQCCHHDNVNARTVRCARERRVRQTHSDSRLLQTNILCVGISLQYSTRTLTETAMNPAKYPELTLVIGKVTHHSIELSWMNEENKPRNGPPECWTRFSVEQMDPKTHTYSTAYIGYSTHHLIEGLESSTSYNFRLRVTRASGECSLSPVVSVFTNREPFSGKNLHQAVNREDEEELTTVLQSGMVDVDVYDKMGFTPLMVAAQKGFSRLVDILLKHGADINKRDSTGKDSLMQACFAGHLNTVKYLRDCGSTWQSRDMDGCVPLHWAVDGGHLPVITYMIQDGCEVDVMDKVSLWTPLMRVSAISGNAAVASILLQAGADVNVRDKAGKTPLMVAVLNNHVELVKLLLDSGADHHMKNEYGAGAADMAKAFGRQSIINLLNNISLEDSNRLTSAGQFYYGDNK; from the exons atggtCCAAAGATTGCGCGCACTGCCGCACCAGTGCTGTCACCATGACAACGTTAATGCTCGCACAGTCAGATGTGCGCGAGAGAGAAGAGTGAGGCAAACACACAGTGACAGCAGACTCCTACAAACTAACATCCTCTGTGTGGGAATTTCTCTACAATACTCTACAAGGACACTGACTGAGACAGCGATGAATCCAG CAAAATATCCAGAGCTTACTCTTGTGATTGGGAAGGTCACTCACCACAGTATCGAGCTGAGCTGGATGAATGAAGAGAATAAACCTCGAAATGGCCCTCCTGAATGCTGGACTCGCTTCTCTGTGGAGCAGATGGaccccaaaacacacacatacagcaccGCATACAT AGGGTACAGCACTCATCATCTTATAGAGGGCTTGGAGTCCAGCACCTCCTATAATTTTAGACTGAGGGTCACCAGAGCCTCAGGGGAGTGCAGTCTCAGCCCCGTGGTCTCTGTCTTCACCAACC GAGAGCCTTTCAGTGGGAAGAACCTCCACCAGGCTGTGAACAGGGAGGATGAGGAGGAGCTGACCACAGTTCTGCAGTCAGG AATGGTCGACGTGGATGTTTATGACAAAATGGGTTTCACCCCTCTCATGGTGGCAGCACAGAAAGGTTTCTCCAG ATTAGTGGACATTTTATTGAAGCATGGAGCTGATATTAACAAGAGAGACAGCACTGGAAAAGACAG TCTAATGCAGGCCTGTTTTGCTGGTCACTTGAACACAGTGAAGTATCTGCGTGACTGCGGCTCCACATGGCAGTCCCGAGACATGGATGGCTGCGTGCCGCTCCACTGGGCTGTGGATGGAGGACACCTGCCTGTCATTACATATATGATCCAGGATGGTTGTGAG GTGGATGTGATGGATAAAGTGTCTCTCTGGACGCCTCTCATGCGTGTGTCAGCCATCAGTGGAAACGCTGCGGTCGCCTCTATCCTCCTCCAGGCTGGAGCTGATGTAAACGTCCGTGACAAAGCTGGCAAGACACCACTAATG GTCGCTGTGCTGAATAACCATGTGGAGCTGGTGAAACTTCTGCTTGACAGTGGGGCAGATCACCACATGAAGAACGAG TATGGAGCAGGTGCAGCGGATATGGCAAAAGCATTTGGGAGACAG AGCATCATAAACTTGCTGAATAATATAAGCTTGGAAGATTCAAATCGACTGACATCAGCAGGACAGTTCTATTATGGCGACAACAAATGA